A region of Haliotis asinina isolate JCU_RB_2024 chromosome 7, JCU_Hal_asi_v2, whole genome shotgun sequence DNA encodes the following proteins:
- the LOC137292127 gene encoding clumping factor A-like, with translation MGFSTREAQSGLDSDSVQYQSGLDSDSVQCQSGLDSDSVQYQSGLDSDSVQYQSGLDSDSVQCQSGLDSDSVQYQSGLDSDSVQYQSGLDCDSVQCQSGLDSDSVQCQSGLDSDSVQCQSGLDSDSVQCQSGLDSDSVQCQSGLDSDSVQCQSGLDSDSVQCQSGLDSDSVQCQSGLDSDSVQCQSGLDSDSVQCQSGLDSDSVQCQSGLDSDSVQCQSGLDSDSVQCQSGLDSDSVQCKSGLDSDSVQCQSGLDSDSVQCQSGLDSDSVQCQSGLDSDSVQCQSGLDSDSVQCQSGLDSDSVQCQSGLDSDSVQ, from the exons ATGGGATTCAGCACAAGGGAAGCGCAG TCAGGTTTGGACAGTGACAGTGTTCAGTACCAGTCAGGCTTGGACAGTGACAGTGTTCAGTGCCAGTCAGGTTTGGACAGTGACAGTGTTCAGTACCAGTCAGGTTTGGACAGTGACAGTGTTCAGTACCAGTCAGGTTTGGACAGTGACAGTGTTCAGTGCCAGTCAGGTTTGGACAGTGACAGTGTTCAGTACCAGTCAGGTTTGGACAGTGACAGTGTTCAGTACCAGTCAGGTTTGGACTGTGACAGTGTTCAGTGCCAGTCAGGTTTGGACAGTGACAGTGTTCAGTGCCAGTCAGGTTTGGACAGTGACAGTGTTCAGTGCCAGTCAGGCTTGGACAGTGACAGTGTTCAGTGCCAGTCAGGCTTGGACAGTGACAGTGTTCAGTGCCAGTCAGGCTTGGACAGTGACAGTGTTCAGTGCCAGTCAGGTTTGGACAGTGACAGTGTTCAGTGCCAGTCAGGCTTGGACAGTGACAGTGTTCAGTGCCAGTCAGGCTTGGACAGTGACAGTGTTCAGTGCCAGTCAGGCTTGGACAGTGACAGTGTTCAGTGCCAGTCAGGCTTGGACAGTGACAGTGTTCAGTGCCAGTCAGGCTTGGACAGTGACAGTGTTCAGTGCCAGTCAGGCTTGGACAGTGACAGTGTTCAGTGCCAGTCAGGCTTGGACAGTGACAGTGTTCAGTGCAAGTCAGGCTTGGACAGTGACAGTGTTCAGTGCCAGTCAGGCTTGGACAGTGACAGTGTTCAGTGCCAGTCAGGCTTGGACAGTGACAGTGTTCAGTGCCAGTCAGGCTTGGACAGTGACAGTGTTCAGTGCCAGTCAGGCTTGGACAGTGACAGTGTTCAGTGCC